One Rissa tridactyla isolate bRisTri1 chromosome 1, bRisTri1.patW.cur.20221130, whole genome shotgun sequence DNA segment encodes these proteins:
- the LOC128900763 gene encoding neuronal acetylcholine receptor subunit alpha-10-like, whose translation MVPSESIPLIGKYYIATMTMITASTALTIFIMNIHHCRPGTWPVPPWARWLILHHMARLCCVYEVGESCKSPRWVPRRRSPMEGEVGAEAGGCPWDCCLCHHDDMLRNVGYIAGCFRRHRASQHRTAEWKKMAKVMDRFFMWVFFLMVFLMSVLMN comes from the exons ATGGTCCCCTCGGAGAGCATCCCGCTCAttg ggaagtactacatcgccaccatgaccatgatcacggcctccaccgcgctgaccatcttcatcatgaacatCCACCACTGCAGACCGGGGACctggcccgtgcccccctgggccaggtggctcatcctccaccacatggcccggctctgctgcgtCTACGAGgtaggcgagagctgcaagagcccccggtGGGTGCCGCGCaggcgg agccccatggagggggaggtgggtgccgaggcagggggctgtccctgggACTGCTGCTTGTGCCACCACGATGACATGCTGAGGAATGTGGGCTACATCGCCGGCTGCTTCCGGCGCCACCGAGCCTCCCAGCACCGGACCGCTGAGTGGAAGAAgatggccaaggtgatggaccgcttcttcatgtgggtcttcttcctcatggtcttcctcatgagtgtgctg ATGAACTAG